A portion of the Chitinivorax sp. PXF-14 genome contains these proteins:
- the epsE gene encoding polysaccharide export protein EpsE, giving the protein MMRRAIKSLLVAASLLGASSLWAAEAEYQLGAGDIVRIGVYGQPDLATEVRVGENGKVVFPLVGEIPVSGISSAVAGQRIADALKRGGFVKQPEVSVLVTQFRSKQVSVLGHVNRPGRYALDTSSTVSDLLAMAGGADPQGADDIVLIQQHDGKTTRREIDLLALLQKGDVSLNLNVGQGDVIYVPRAPLFYVYGEVQRSGAYRIERQMTVSQALSLGGGLTPRGSDSRIVVKRRDAKGAVQTVSIGLDDPVQPDDVLFVKERVF; this is encoded by the coding sequence ATGATGCGCCGCGCGATCAAATCACTGCTCGTCGCCGCCAGCCTGCTGGGTGCGAGCAGCCTGTGGGCCGCCGAGGCCGAATATCAGCTCGGTGCCGGCGACATCGTCAGGATCGGTGTCTATGGCCAGCCGGACCTGGCCACCGAAGTCCGCGTCGGCGAAAACGGCAAGGTCGTGTTCCCGCTGGTTGGCGAGATCCCGGTTTCCGGCATCAGCTCTGCTGTTGCCGGCCAACGCATTGCCGATGCGCTCAAGCGTGGCGGCTTCGTCAAGCAGCCCGAGGTATCGGTGCTCGTCACCCAGTTCCGCAGCAAGCAGGTATCGGTGCTCGGCCACGTCAACCGCCCGGGCCGCTACGCACTCGACACCAGCAGTACCGTGTCCGACCTGCTGGCCATGGCTGGCGGCGCCGACCCGCAAGGTGCCGACGACATCGTGCTGATCCAGCAGCATGACGGCAAGACCACACGCCGCGAAATCGATCTGCTCGCACTGCTGCAAAAGGGTGACGTCAGCCTCAATCTCAACGTCGGCCAGGGCGATGTCATCTACGTCCCGCGCGCGCCCTTGTTCTACGTGTACGGCGAAGTGCAGCGCTCCGGCGCCTACCGCATCGAGCGCCAGATGACCGTTTCCCAGGCCCTGTCGCTCGGCGGTGGCCTGACGCCGCGCGGCAGCGACAGCCGCATCGTGGTCAAGCGCCGCGACGCCAAGGGCGCGGTGCAGACCGTGTCGATCGGCCTGGATGATCCCGTACAGCCTGACGACGTGCTGTTCGTCAAAGAGCGCGTTTTCTAA
- the epsF gene encoding chain length determinant protein EpsF — MNLSQFLIILRARRKTVFVTFFSIVALVTVLSLLWPNKYTSTASVLVDVKTGDQLTGLVAPAAMMPSYMATQVDVITSRTVAARVVEKLHLADNPLVKQQFMDDTEGRGDIRYWLADILLRKLDVKPSRDSNVVDISFSNENAQFATLVVNAFVDAYIETNLELRVAPAKQTSDWFEQQLKGLRTSLDASQRKLSAYQQDKGIVAVDERLDVENAKLAELSSLVINAQGQKLDTESRQRQLAQSGPTSAIPDILNNPLIQNLKADLSRSEAQLAELTEKLDRNHPSVKNATAQVESIRRKLDAEIKTASSSIVNTAQMQQRREGDLRVAMAAQKAKILELNKQRDEMALLTREVENAQRAYDAALQRASQTKLESQSNQTNIVLLTRGIEPSLPSSPKVLLNIFLSIILGLFLGVNAAVVREMLDRRVRGPEDLAMALGVPVLAILPGAEKSTKRFWRRNWRGKRDIPDTLLGAR, encoded by the coding sequence ATGAACCTGAGCCAATTCCTAATCATTCTCCGCGCGAGGCGGAAGACGGTCTTCGTGACCTTCTTCTCGATCGTTGCGTTGGTGACCGTACTCAGCCTGCTATGGCCGAACAAGTACACCTCCACCGCCAGCGTGCTGGTCGACGTCAAGACCGGCGACCAGCTGACCGGCCTGGTGGCGCCTGCCGCCATGATGCCGAGCTATATGGCGACGCAGGTCGATGTCATCACCAGCCGCACCGTGGCAGCCCGCGTGGTGGAAAAACTGCACCTGGCGGACAACCCGCTGGTCAAACAGCAGTTCATGGACGATACAGAAGGCCGCGGCGACATCCGCTACTGGTTGGCGGATATCCTGTTGAGAAAGCTCGACGTCAAGCCGTCGCGTGACAGCAATGTGGTCGACATCAGCTTTTCCAATGAAAACGCGCAGTTCGCAACGCTGGTCGTCAATGCCTTCGTCGACGCCTATATCGAGACTAACCTCGAGCTGCGCGTGGCGCCGGCCAAGCAGACCTCCGACTGGTTCGAGCAGCAGCTGAAGGGCCTGCGCACCAGCCTGGATGCCTCGCAGCGCAAGCTGTCCGCCTACCAGCAGGATAAGGGCATCGTTGCCGTCGACGAGCGCCTGGACGTGGAAAACGCCAAGCTCGCCGAGCTGTCCAGCCTGGTCATCAATGCGCAGGGGCAGAAACTCGACACCGAGTCGCGCCAGCGCCAACTGGCCCAATCCGGCCCGACCTCGGCGATTCCCGACATCCTGAACAACCCGCTGATCCAGAACCTGAAGGCCGACCTGTCGCGCTCCGAAGCCCAGCTGGCCGAGCTGACCGAAAAGCTCGACCGCAACCACCCGTCGGTCAAGAACGCCACCGCTCAGGTTGAAAGCATCCGCCGCAAGCTCGATGCCGAAATCAAGACGGCCAGCAGCAGCATCGTCAACACCGCGCAGATGCAGCAGCGCCGCGAAGGCGATCTGCGTGTGGCAATGGCGGCGCAGAAGGCCAAGATTCTCGAACTCAACAAGCAGCGCGACGAAATGGCCCTGCTCACCCGCGAAGTCGAGAATGCCCAGCGCGCCTACGATGCGGCCCTGCAGCGCGCCAGCCAGACTAAGCTCGAAAGCCAGTCGAACCAGACCAACATCGTGTTGCTGACACGTGGCATCGAGCCCTCGCTGCCGTCGTCGCCCAAGGTGCTGCTCAACATCTTCCTGTCGATCATCCTCGGCCTGTTCCTCGGCGTGAATGCAGCTGTGGTGCGCGAAATGCTCGACCGCCGCGTGCGCGGACCGGAAGACTTGGCCATGGCGCTCGGCGTGCCGGTGCTCGCCATCCTGCCTGGTGCGGAAAAATCGACCAAGCGCTTCTGGCGTCGTAACTGGCGCGGCAAACGTGATATTCCCGACACCTTGCTGGGAGCACGCTGA
- a CDS encoding polysaccharide biosynthesis tyrosine autokinase, with the protein MNTRVNPSMQFDDDTASQTSAQNSLGGSAALGRILIDSGKLKREDIDKITAAQQEQGLRFGEAAVKLGLVREADILQGLSKQFSFSWIEPSQTRLSTELSVLHDPFSREAEALRTLRGHLLLRWFGNGNKFLAVGADDRGSGVTHTAANLAVLFAQAGLRTVLVDGNLRFPRVTDIFGALAGSGLTEWLAGRGSQGLPVAVPEVRNLSLIPAGAVPPNPQELLARPRFFDVLNKLGEYFDVVLVDCPAAQLGADYEMIASRCRGTIVVSHQDNAHIKRLSQLSADMRASGVEICGGVLNRF; encoded by the coding sequence ATGAATACGCGAGTGAATCCATCCATGCAGTTCGACGACGACACCGCCAGCCAGACGAGCGCGCAAAACTCCCTCGGGGGCAGCGCTGCGCTCGGCCGCATTCTCATCGACAGCGGCAAGCTGAAACGCGAGGACATCGACAAGATCACCGCCGCCCAACAGGAGCAGGGGCTGCGCTTTGGCGAGGCCGCCGTCAAGCTGGGCCTGGTGCGCGAGGCGGACATCCTGCAAGGCCTGTCCAAGCAGTTCTCGTTCAGCTGGATCGAGCCGAGCCAGACCCGCCTGTCGACCGAGCTCAGCGTGCTGCACGACCCGTTCAGCCGTGAAGCCGAGGCACTGCGCACGCTGCGCGGCCACCTGTTGCTGCGCTGGTTCGGCAACGGCAACAAGTTCCTGGCGGTCGGCGCGGACGACCGCGGGTCGGGCGTCACCCATACCGCCGCCAATCTGGCCGTGCTGTTCGCCCAGGCGGGCCTGCGCACCGTGCTGGTCGACGGCAACCTGCGCTTCCCGCGCGTCACCGATATTTTCGGTGCACTGGCCGGCAGCGGTCTGACCGAATGGCTCGCCGGCCGTGGCAGCCAGGGCTTGCCGGTGGCCGTGCCCGAGGTACGCAACCTGTCGCTGATCCCGGCCGGAGCTGTTCCGCCCAACCCGCAGGAGTTGCTGGCGCGGCCACGTTTCTTCGATGTGCTGAACAAGCTCGGCGAATACTTCGACGTCGTGCTCGTCGATTGCCCCGCCGCTCAGCTTGGTGCCGACTACGAAATGATCGCCAGCCGCTGCCGCGGCACCATCGTCGTGTCGCACCAGGACAACGCCCACATCAAGCGCCTGAGCCAGCTCAGCGCAGACATGCGGGCCAGCGGCGTCGAAATCTGCGGTGGCGTGCTGAACCGCTTCTGA
- the xrt gene encoding exosortase, which produces MSTIIEPRDTLKPAAGALLRLWLPVGIAFLLMFVPTIQAQFNGLWRGEDHLHQPISLAIAAWLFWMKRDTWLVQDAHPNWLLGVPLLVLGLAVYIIGRSQDLPVLDIGSALLVVAGVLFVMSGTRRALAMWYPVLFLAFIVPLPGAVLDTILVPLKMLVSNIVENGLYQMGYPIARDGVVLNIGPYRMFIADACSGLNSMISLTAIGTLYTYIRNYPNKLQNLMLVLGILPFAFIANIGRVAALVLSTYYGGDAVGQQVHDWAGALEIAVLMLGFLLFDNIVAFVFARVARAHK; this is translated from the coding sequence ATGTCGACAATCATCGAACCGCGCGACACGTTGAAACCGGCCGCGGGGGCGCTGCTGCGCCTTTGGCTGCCGGTCGGCATCGCCTTCCTGCTGATGTTCGTGCCGACCATCCAGGCCCAGTTCAATGGCCTGTGGCGCGGCGAGGACCACCTGCACCAGCCGATCTCGCTGGCCATCGCTGCTTGGCTGTTCTGGATGAAGCGGGACACCTGGCTCGTGCAGGACGCCCATCCCAACTGGCTCTTAGGCGTGCCGCTGCTGGTGCTGGGGCTGGCTGTCTACATTATCGGCCGTTCGCAGGACTTGCCTGTGCTCGACATAGGGAGCGCCTTGCTAGTCGTGGCAGGGGTTCTGTTCGTGATGAGCGGAACCCGTCGTGCACTGGCGATGTGGTATCCCGTGTTGTTCCTGGCGTTTATCGTTCCCTTGCCTGGCGCGGTGCTGGATACGATCCTGGTGCCGCTCAAGATGCTTGTCTCAAACATCGTGGAGAACGGCCTGTATCAGATGGGCTATCCGATCGCACGCGATGGCGTGGTGCTCAATATCGGGCCCTATCGCATGTTCATCGCTGATGCGTGTTCCGGGCTCAATTCGATGATTTCACTGACGGCCATCGGTACGCTTTATACCTACATCCGCAACTACCCGAACAAGCTGCAGAACCTGATGCTTGTGCTCGGCATCCTGCCGTTTGCGTTCATCGCCAATATCGGCCGGGTTGCCGCGCTGGTGCTGTCTACCTACTACGGTGGCGATGCGGTGGGGCAGCAAGTGCATGACTGGGCCGGCGCGCTCGAAATCGCGGTGTTGATGCTCGGCTTTCTGCTGTTTGACAACATTGTGGCCTTTGTCTTTGCAAGAGTGGCGAGGGCGCATAAATGA
- the epsI gene encoding exosortase-associated protein EpsI, B-type: MRRTILLALLMVCAAALAQLFEPTTRQFSERSEQSLMQQIPRAFGDWREVVSNVDPASLTVNTDDRNQQVLSVYSDTLTRTYTDSVGRTVMLALAYGKEQHQEAKIHRPELCYYAQGFSVVAKPSTSIALDDKRVVPANHLLTHSRTRVEPVTYWIRIGSSISTSAWQSRRVILQEGLNGRIPDGILVRVSSVVSTEDAIEPSFDLQQKFLRDLYSSVPNSTKSLLVGAI, translated from the coding sequence ATGAGGCGGACCATTCTTCTTGCTTTGCTGATGGTGTGTGCAGCCGCACTGGCCCAGCTGTTCGAGCCGACCACGCGGCAATTCTCTGAGCGTTCCGAGCAGTCGCTGATGCAGCAGATTCCTCGGGCGTTTGGGGACTGGCGTGAGGTTGTCTCCAATGTGGATCCGGCCTCGTTGACGGTCAACACCGATGATCGCAACCAGCAGGTGCTCTCGGTTTACTCGGATACGCTGACCAGAACCTATACTGATTCCGTTGGTCGCACCGTGATGCTGGCACTTGCCTATGGCAAGGAACAGCATCAGGAGGCCAAGATACACCGACCGGAACTGTGTTATTACGCGCAGGGGTTCAGCGTTGTAGCGAAGCCATCCACCTCGATTGCCCTGGACGATAAACGCGTCGTGCCGGCCAACCACCTGCTGACGCACAGTCGTACCCGAGTCGAACCCGTGACTTACTGGATCCGCATCGGTTCCAGTATCTCTACCAGCGCCTGGCAGTCCAGGCGGGTCATTCTTCAGGAAGGTCTGAATGGCCGGATTCCGGATGGCATTCTCGTGCGCGTTTCAAGTGTGGTCTCAACGGAAGATGCGATCGAACCTTCGTTTGATCTACAGCAGAAGTTTCTGAGAGATCTTTACTCGTCAGTTCCCAACTCAACCAAGTCACTGCTTGTGGGGGCGATATGA